From Salipiger profundus, a single genomic window includes:
- a CDS encoding acyl-CoA dehydrogenase family protein gives MAHDGADVTLGQGILLDDLMSLTGAAIAPAEEVLEKAKQAVRATVVEDGRVSGKLIEANQFAAHGLAWLATYVESLRQMQYWADKLTGEGSFTEVEQLIHQIAFGEYLSQIAGGIQMNQGEMVRLSDLGLDAGALSAFRTDAVETLMARGNTQGARTRLVELMQERSAEITVGKTGLDDELEMIREQFRRYAVDKVEPNAHEWHLKDELIPMEIIEELAEMGVFGLTIPEQYGGLGLSKASMCVVSEELSRGYIGVGSLGTRSEIAAELILAGGTDAQKEKWLPALASGEKLPTAVFTEPNTGSDLGSLRTRAVKDDNGDYTVTGNKTWITHAARTHVMTLLARTDPSSDNYKGLSMFLAEKTPGDDANPFPTEGMTGGEIEVLGYRGMKEYELGFDGFKVKGENLLGGEEGKGFKQLMETFESARIQTAARAIGVAQSALDVGMKYAEDRKQFGKSLIDFPRVSGKLAMMAVEIMVARQLTYFSAREKDEGIRCDLEAGMAKLLGARVAWANADNALQIHGGNGFALEYTVSRILCDARILNIFEGAAEIQAQVIARRLLG, from the coding sequence ATGGCACATGACGGAGCGGACGTGACGCTTGGCCAGGGCATCCTGCTCGACGACCTGATGAGCCTCACCGGGGCGGCGATCGCGCCGGCGGAAGAGGTCCTCGAAAAGGCGAAACAGGCGGTGCGCGCAACGGTCGTGGAAGATGGCCGCGTTTCCGGAAAGCTGATCGAGGCGAACCAGTTCGCCGCCCACGGGCTGGCGTGGCTCGCGACCTATGTCGAGAGCCTGCGGCAGATGCAGTACTGGGCCGACAAGCTCACGGGCGAGGGCAGCTTCACCGAGGTCGAGCAGCTGATCCACCAGATCGCCTTCGGTGAATACCTCAGCCAGATCGCCGGCGGCATCCAGATGAACCAGGGCGAGATGGTGCGCCTGTCCGATCTGGGTCTCGACGCAGGCGCGCTCTCGGCGTTCCGTACCGACGCGGTCGAGACGCTGATGGCGCGCGGCAACACGCAGGGCGCCCGCACGCGTCTTGTCGAGCTGATGCAGGAACGCTCTGCCGAGATTACCGTTGGCAAGACCGGTCTCGACGACGAGCTCGAGATGATCCGCGAGCAGTTCCGCCGCTATGCCGTCGACAAGGTCGAACCCAACGCCCACGAATGGCACCTCAAGGACGAGCTGATCCCGATGGAGATCATCGAGGAGCTGGCCGAGATGGGCGTCTTCGGTCTCACCATCCCCGAGCAGTATGGCGGCCTGGGGCTCAGCAAGGCGTCGATGTGCGTGGTCTCCGAGGAGCTGTCGCGCGGCTATATCGGCGTGGGTTCGCTGGGCACGCGCTCCGAAATCGCGGCCGAGCTGATCCTCGCCGGCGGCACCGACGCGCAGAAGGAGAAGTGGCTTCCGGCGCTGGCCTCGGGCGAGAAGCTGCCCACCGCGGTCTTTACCGAGCCCAACACCGGGTCCGACCTCGGCAGCCTGCGCACCCGCGCAGTCAAGGACGACAACGGCGACTACACCGTCACCGGCAACAAGACCTGGATCACCCACGCCGCGCGGACGCACGTGATGACGCTGCTGGCGCGGACCGACCCGTCGAGCGACAACTACAAGGGTCTGTCGATGTTCCTGGCGGAAAAGACGCCCGGCGATGATGCCAATCCGTTCCCGACCGAGGGCATGACCGGCGGCGAGATCGAGGTGCTCGGCTATCGCGGCATGAAGGAGTACGAGCTCGGCTTCGACGGCTTCAAGGTCAAGGGCGAGAACCTGCTCGGCGGCGAGGAAGGCAAGGGCTTCAAGCAGCTCATGGAGACCTTCGAGAGCGCCCGCATCCAGACCGCCGCCCGCGCCATCGGCGTCGCCCAGTCGGCGCTCGACGTGGGCATGAAATACGCCGAGGACCGCAAGCAGTTCGGCAAGTCGCTGATCGACTTCCCTCGCGTCTCCGGCAAGCTCGCCATGATGGCGGTCGAGATCATGGTGGCGCGTCAGCTCACCTATTTCTCCGCCCGCGAGAAGGACGAGGGCATCCGCTGCGATCTCGAGGCCGGCATGGCCAAGCTGCTCGGTGCCCGCGTCGCCTGGGCGAATGCCGACAACGCGCTGCAGATCCACGGCGGCAACGGCTTCGCGCTGGAATACACGGTAAGCCGCATCCTCTGCGACGCCCGCATCCTCAACATCTTCGAGGGTGCCGCCGAAATCCAGGCGCAGGTCATCGCAAGACGGCTCCTCGGCTGA
- a CDS encoding sulfite exporter TauE/SafE family protein produces the protein MDVIFSLVSPAGLALACSIAILAGLIKGMVGFAMPMILISGLSSFLPPEIALAGLILPTLATNAIQALRQGPRAALHSVRRFRVFLGIGLAFLLLSSQLVTVLSVPVMLALIGGPVALFCVMQIAGWRPHLAGGANRGLEAAVGSVAGFLGGMSGVWGPPLVAYLTAIDTEKREQIRIQGVAYGLGAVALTGAHVVSGVLNAQTVQFSALLLAPALAGMWIGLKVHDRIDQAMFRKITLWVLLIAGLNLLRRALMG, from the coding sequence ATGGACGTGATCTTTTCCCTCGTGTCGCCGGCCGGGCTGGCACTTGCCTGCAGTATCGCGATCCTGGCAGGCCTGATCAAGGGAATGGTCGGATTCGCGATGCCGATGATCCTGATCTCGGGGCTCAGCAGCTTCCTGCCGCCCGAGATCGCGCTTGCCGGGCTCATCCTGCCGACCCTCGCGACCAACGCCATCCAGGCACTGCGGCAGGGCCCGCGCGCGGCGCTGCACTCGGTGCGCCGCTTCCGGGTGTTCCTCGGCATCGGCCTGGCGTTCCTGCTCCTGTCGTCGCAGCTTGTCACCGTGCTCTCGGTGCCGGTGATGCTGGCGCTGATCGGCGGGCCGGTGGCGCTGTTCTGCGTGATGCAGATCGCCGGCTGGCGGCCGCACCTGGCAGGCGGCGCAAACCGCGGGCTCGAAGCTGCGGTCGGCTCGGTCGCGGGGTTCCTCGGCGGCATGTCCGGGGTCTGGGGGCCGCCGCTGGTGGCCTATCTCACCGCCATCGACACCGAGAAGCGCGAGCAGATCCGCATCCAGGGCGTCGCCTACGGGCTGGGCGCCGTGGCGCTGACCGGAGCGCATGTTGTGTCGGGCGTGCTGAACGCCCAGACGGTGCAGTTCTCGGCGCTGCTGCTGGCCCCCGCGCTGGCGGGCATGTGGATCGGGCTCAAGGTGCACGACCGCATTGACCAGGCGATGTTCCGCAAGATCACCCTCTGGGTGCTGCTCATTGCCGGGCTGAACCTGCTGCGCCGGGCGCTGATGGGCTGA
- a CDS encoding enolase C-terminal domain-like protein gives MSDHRIEQLRVHRINIPGKAVHSHGIGDVAGIHTVILELITDTGLTGWGEAATWPAFTGTAEAALAALHVYLRPHIVGADPVQVEPLMKTAETAVVGHPEAKAALEMALLDLAGKISGLSVSELVGGRMREDMGLSFSVANPDFGKDLEDVAEMWADGVRIFKIKTGFRGHDFDLMRLERLRADYGAEADLRIDYNQGLTAFDAVRHIRDLEAFRPTFVEQPVKMHERETLAHIAHVIDTPIMADESVFGVREALYGVQIRMADIFSLKVFKAGGIRRALEVAAIARAAGIEVYGGCMFETGLAHAAGAHLMAALPELRLDCEFYMSRYYAAEDILTAPFPVEAGRVHVPKGPGLGVEVDPAQLAKYAVEPALG, from the coding sequence ATGAGCGACCACAGGATCGAGCAACTCCGGGTGCACCGGATCAACATCCCCGGCAAGGCGGTGCATTCCCACGGCATCGGCGACGTCGCGGGCATCCACACGGTGATTCTCGAGCTGATCACCGATACCGGGCTCACGGGCTGGGGAGAGGCGGCGACCTGGCCCGCCTTCACCGGCACCGCCGAGGCGGCGCTTGCCGCGCTGCATGTCTACCTGCGGCCGCACATCGTCGGCGCCGACCCGGTGCAGGTCGAGCCGCTGATGAAGACCGCCGAGACCGCCGTCGTCGGCCACCCCGAGGCCAAGGCCGCGCTCGAGATGGCCCTGCTGGATCTGGCGGGCAAGATCTCGGGCCTGTCGGTGAGCGAGCTGGTGGGCGGCCGGATGCGCGAGGACATGGGCCTGAGCTTTTCCGTCGCCAACCCGGATTTCGGCAAGGATCTCGAGGACGTGGCCGAGATGTGGGCCGACGGTGTGCGGATCTTCAAGATCAAGACGGGCTTTCGCGGGCATGACTTCGACCTGATGCGGCTGGAGCGGCTGCGCGCCGATTACGGCGCCGAGGCCGACCTGCGCATCGACTACAACCAGGGGCTCACCGCCTTTGACGCGGTGCGTCATATCCGCGATCTCGAGGCGTTCCGTCCGACCTTTGTCGAGCAGCCGGTGAAGATGCACGAGCGCGAGACGCTGGCGCATATCGCCCATGTGATCGACACGCCGATCATGGCGGACGAGTCGGTCTTCGGCGTGCGCGAGGCGCTCTACGGTGTGCAAATTCGCATGGCCGACATCTTCTCGCTGAAGGTGTTCAAGGCCGGCGGCATCCGCCGCGCGCTCGAGGTGGCGGCCATCGCCCGTGCCGCCGGGATCGAGGTCTACGGCGGCTGCATGTTCGAGACCGGGCTTGCGCATGCGGCGGGGGCACATCTCATGGCGGCACTGCCCGAGCTGCGGCTCGACTGCGAGTTCTACATGTCGCGCTACTATGCCGCCGAAGACATCCTCACCGCGCCCTTTCCGGTCGAGGCGGGGCGCGTGCATGTTCCGAAGGGGCCGGGTCTTGGCGTCGAGGTCGATCCCGCGCAGCTTGCGAAATACGCGGTGGAGCCGGCGCTCGGCTGA
- a CDS encoding thiamine pyrophosphate-binding protein, translated as MAATRELGSNEMSGAEAMVRALEAHGVTHIFGLCGDTTLPFYDAMLRLDHGITHVLTRDERSACYMADGFSRVTGRVGVCEGPSGGGATYILPGLIEANESSYAVLAITTDISVASYGKYPLTQVDQEALMRPLTKWNTVISRADHIPRMVRQAFRAMTTGRSGAAHLGLPYDIQYDPVPSDDIWADPKHGSYPAYRAAPEPGAAEAAVAAILSAERPLVVCGGGVVIADAMDELARFAERLDLAVATSISGQGALADTHPLSLGVVGSNGGTDETWEMMEAADLVVFMGCRAGSTTTARWEQPKPGQRIVHIDSDPMVIGANYPTEVGVVADLQLALAGMNAALDGQDGLPAFGGAAAVADIKARKFARFDALAKAGEAPIRPEQVIDTLNRLLPDDATVVSDPGTSCPYWSAYGQQSRPGRRFITNRAHGALGYALSAALGAWFGRPDGKVVGLMGDGSFAFACGELETVARVGAPVTYVVFSNASFGWIKASQRDDCDRRYYNVDFNRTDQAAVAAGFGLKTWSVSDPAELEPALAEALAHDGPTLVDVRCQPLEEAAAPVRRWMG; from the coding sequence ATGGCCGCCACCCGCGAGCTCGGAAGCAACGAGATGAGCGGCGCCGAGGCGATGGTGCGCGCGCTCGAGGCCCATGGCGTCACCCATATCTTCGGGCTCTGCGGCGACACCACGCTGCCGTTCTACGACGCGATGCTGCGGCTCGATCACGGCATCACCCACGTGCTCACCCGCGACGAACGCTCGGCCTGCTACATGGCCGACGGCTTCAGCCGCGTGACCGGGCGCGTCGGCGTCTGCGAGGGGCCGTCCGGGGGCGGGGCGACCTACATACTGCCGGGGCTGATCGAGGCGAATGAATCCTCCTACGCGGTGCTCGCCATCACCACCGACATCTCGGTCGCCTCATACGGGAAATACCCGCTGACACAGGTCGACCAGGAGGCGCTGATGCGCCCGCTCACCAAGTGGAATACCGTGATCAGCCGCGCCGACCACATCCCGCGCATGGTGCGGCAGGCCTTCCGCGCCATGACGACCGGGCGCTCGGGGGCGGCGCACCTCGGGCTGCCCTACGACATCCAGTATGACCCGGTGCCCTCCGACGACATCTGGGCCGACCCGAAGCACGGCAGCTACCCGGCCTACCGCGCGGCCCCCGAGCCCGGCGCGGCCGAGGCGGCGGTCGCGGCGATCCTGTCGGCGGAGCGGCCGCTGGTGGTCTGCGGCGGCGGCGTGGTCATCGCCGACGCGATGGACGAGCTTGCGCGCTTTGCCGAGCGGCTCGACCTGGCGGTCGCGACCTCGATCTCGGGGCAGGGGGCGCTGGCCGACACGCATCCGCTGAGCCTCGGGGTGGTCGGCTCGAACGGCGGCACCGACGAGACCTGGGAGATGATGGAGGCCGCCGATCTCGTGGTCTTCATGGGCTGCCGCGCGGGTTCGACCACCACGGCGCGCTGGGAGCAGCCGAAGCCGGGCCAGCGCATCGTGCACATCGACAGCGACCCGATGGTGATCGGCGCCAACTACCCGACCGAGGTCGGCGTCGTCGCGGACCTTCAGCTGGCGCTTGCCGGGATGAACGCGGCGCTCGATGGACAGGACGGTCTGCCGGCCTTCGGCGGCGCGGCGGCGGTGGCCGACATCAAGGCGCGCAAGTTCGCCCGCTTCGATGCGCTCGCCAAGGCAGGCGAGGCGCCGATCCGGCCCGAGCAGGTCATCGACACGCTCAACCGCCTGCTGCCCGATGACGCCACGGTGGTCTCGGACCCGGGCACCTCCTGTCCCTACTGGAGCGCTTACGGCCAGCAGTCCCGGCCCGGGCGCCGCTTCATCACCAACCGCGCCCACGGAGCGCTGGGTTATGCGTTGAGCGCGGCGCTCGGGGCATGGTTCGGGCGGCCCGACGGCAAGGTGGTCGGGCTGATGGGCGACGGCTCCTTCGCCTTTGCCTGCGGCGAGCTCGAGACGGTGGCGCGAGTCGGTGCGCCGGTGACCTACGTGGTGTTCTCGAACGCCTCGTTCGGCTGGATCAAGGCCAGCCAGCGCGACGACTGCGACCGGCGCTACTACAACGTCGACTTCAACCGCACCGACCAGGCCGCGGTGGCGGCGGGCTTCGGCCTGAAGACATGGTCGGTGTCCGACCCCGCCGAGCTGGAGCCGGCGCTGGCCGAAGCACTGGCGCACGACGGGCCGACCCTGGTCGACGTGCGCTGCCAGCCACTCGAGGAAGCCGCCGCCCCGGTGCGGCGCTGGATGGGATAA
- a CDS encoding GntR family transcriptional regulator, producing MTEGKSSADRAYETLRDMAIGFDFKPGARLNETALTRRLSVSRTPLREALNRLVAEGFLTVVSGQGFFCRTLSPEQVQDLYQVRAALETEALRRGIETAEDDAIAALCNHLDATEARYAACTDLPELLRMDEAFHMQLAGLSGNAELCRMLRNVYERIRYVRLVNLRQLRLSPGGGEDLGAHRRIAEAVRARDTEAAVAALRGHIERRSEETRALVRLAYSELYVPD from the coding sequence ATGACAGAGGGCAAAAGCAGCGCCGACCGCGCCTACGAGACGCTGCGCGACATGGCGATCGGCTTCGACTTCAAACCCGGAGCCCGGCTGAACGAAACCGCGCTCACGCGGCGGCTGTCGGTCAGCCGCACGCCGCTGCGCGAGGCGCTGAACCGGCTGGTGGCCGAAGGCTTCCTGACGGTGGTCAGCGGACAGGGCTTCTTCTGCCGCACGCTGTCGCCGGAACAGGTGCAGGACCTCTACCAGGTTCGCGCAGCGCTTGAGACCGAGGCGCTGCGGCGCGGGATCGAGACGGCCGAGGACGACGCCATCGCGGCGCTCTGCAACCATCTCGACGCCACCGAAGCGCGGTACGCCGCCTGCACCGACCTGCCCGAGCTGCTCCGCATGGACGAGGCCTTTCACATGCAGCTCGCGGGGCTGTCGGGCAACGCCGAACTGTGCCGGATGCTGCGCAATGTCTACGAGCGCATTCGCTACGTGCGCCTCGTCAACCTGCGGCAGCTTCGCCTGTCGCCCGGCGGCGGCGAGGATCTCGGCGCCCACCGGCGCATCGCCGAGGCGGTCCGGGCGCGCGACACCGAGGCCGCCGTCGCGGCGCTGCGCGGTCACATCGAACGCCGTAGCGAGGAAACCCGCGCGCTTGTCCGGCTTGCCTACTCGGAACTCTACGTACCCGACTGA
- a CDS encoding aspartate/glutamate racemase family protein — protein sequence MQTEHGGKTVFGASLGILMLETRFPRIPGDIGNARTWPFPVQFRIVRNATPDKVVRQDARVLVDLFIAAAQDLVAHGCDGITTNCGFLSIVQDQIASAVPVPVATSSLMQVPMVQAMLPTGKRVGILTISPGTLTDAHLSAAGVPLDTPVMGTSPDGEFTRKILGNASEIDFAACRTEMLAAGRALIEEHPDVGAIVLECTNMTPYAADLRRATGLPVFSIYTFLQWFQQSLMPDRFAGGVDDPLF from the coding sequence ATGCAGACCGAGCATGGCGGCAAGACCGTATTCGGGGCCAGTCTCGGGATCCTGATGCTGGAAACGCGCTTTCCACGCATCCCGGGCGATATTGGCAACGCGCGCACATGGCCGTTCCCGGTGCAGTTTCGCATCGTGCGCAACGCCACCCCCGACAAGGTCGTGCGGCAGGACGCGCGGGTGCTCGTCGATCTCTTCATCGCGGCGGCGCAGGATCTCGTGGCGCATGGCTGCGATGGCATCACCACCAACTGCGGTTTCCTGTCGATCGTGCAGGACCAGATCGCCAGCGCGGTGCCGGTGCCGGTTGCGACCTCGTCGCTGATGCAGGTGCCGATGGTGCAGGCGATGCTGCCCACCGGCAAGCGGGTCGGCATCCTGACGATCTCGCCCGGCACGCTCACCGACGCGCATCTCTCGGCGGCCGGCGTCCCGCTCGACACGCCGGTGATGGGCACTTCGCCCGACGGCGAGTTTACCCGCAAGATCCTCGGCAACGCGTCCGAGATCGACTTCGCCGCCTGCCGCACCGAGATGCTGGCCGCCGGCCGTGCGCTGATCGAGGAGCACCCGGACGTCGGCGCCATCGTGCTCGAATGCACCAACATGACGCCCTACGCCGCCGACCTGCGGCGGGCGACCGGGCTGCCGGTGTTCTCGATCTACACCTTCCTGCAGTGGTTCCAGCAGTCGCTGATGCCCGACCGCTTCGCAGGCGGGGTCGACGACCCGCTGTTTTGA
- the glpK gene encoding glycerol kinase GlpK has protein sequence MSYILAIDQGTTSSRAILFDKDLKIDSVAQEEFTQHYPDSGWVEHDCMDLWTTTAATCRGVMEKAGVRAADIAGIGITNQRETTLVWDRKTGKPIHNAIVWQDRRTSEFCKKLKAEGHEETVTRKTGLLLDPYFSATKVAWILDNVEGARARAEAGELAFGTVDSWLIWNMTAGHVHVTDATNAARTMLYDIRHGRWSSTMCEMLGIPMSMLPEVKDCAADFGMARSDLFGAEIPILGVAGDQQAATIGQACFRPGMLKSTYGTGCFALLNTGEELVTSQNRLLSTIAYQLDGKRTYALEGSIFIAGAVIQWLRDGLKIIRSASESQPMAEAADPTQSLVLVPAFTGLGAPYWNAECRGAVFGLTRNSGPEEFARAALESVGYQTRDLLEAMHADWSGAEEAALRVDGGMSASDFAMQFLADITGAPVDRPRVLETTAMGAAWLAGQRAGIYPDMEGFGDLWELERKFDPAMDDTKREEKYAAWKRAVEAAQAY, from the coding sequence ATGAGCTACATTCTCGCGATCGACCAGGGCACCACGTCCAGCCGGGCGATCCTGTTCGACAAGGATCTGAAGATCGATTCCGTCGCGCAGGAGGAATTCACCCAGCATTACCCCGACTCGGGCTGGGTCGAGCACGATTGCATGGACCTCTGGACCACGACCGCCGCGACCTGCCGGGGCGTGATGGAAAAGGCGGGCGTGCGCGCCGCCGATATCGCGGGCATCGGCATCACCAACCAGCGCGAAACCACGCTGGTCTGGGACCGCAAGACCGGAAAGCCGATCCACAACGCCATCGTCTGGCAGGACCGGCGCACCTCGGAGTTCTGCAAGAAGCTCAAGGCCGAGGGCCACGAGGAGACGGTCACCCGCAAGACCGGGCTGCTGCTCGATCCCTATTTCTCGGCCACCAAGGTCGCCTGGATCCTCGACAACGTCGAGGGCGCCCGCGCCCGGGCCGAGGCCGGAGAGCTGGCCTTCGGCACCGTTGACAGCTGGCTGATCTGGAACATGACGGCGGGCCACGTGCATGTGACCGACGCCACCAACGCCGCGCGGACGATGCTCTACGACATCCGGCACGGGCGCTGGTCCTCGACCATGTGCGAAATGCTGGGCATTCCGATGTCGATGCTGCCCGAGGTCAAGGACTGCGCCGCCGACTTCGGCATGGCCCGGTCCGACCTGTTCGGGGCCGAGATCCCGATCCTCGGGGTGGCGGGCGACCAGCAGGCGGCGACCATCGGGCAGGCGTGCTTCCGTCCGGGGATGCTGAAATCGACCTACGGCACCGGTTGCTTCGCGCTGCTGAACACCGGCGAAGAGCTGGTGACCTCGCAGAACCGGCTGCTCTCGACCATCGCCTACCAGCTCGACGGCAAGCGGACCTATGCGCTCGAAGGGTCGATCTTCATCGCCGGCGCGGTGATCCAGTGGCTGCGCGACGGGCTGAAGATCATCCGGTCGGCCAGCGAGAGTCAGCCCATGGCCGAAGCCGCCGACCCGACGCAGTCGCTGGTGCTTGTGCCCGCCTTCACCGGCCTCGGGGCGCCCTACTGGAACGCCGAGTGCCGGGGCGCGGTGTTCGGCCTTACCCGCAACAGCGGCCCCGAGGAATTCGCCCGTGCCGCGCTCGAAAGCGTGGGCTACCAGACCCGCGACCTGCTCGAGGCGATGCACGCGGACTGGTCCGGCGCCGAGGAGGCGGCGCTGAGGGTCGACGGCGGCATGAGCGCCTCGGATTTCGCGATGCAGTTCCTGGCCGACATCACCGGCGCCCCGGTCGACCGGCCGCGCGTGCTCGAGACCACGGCGATGGGCGCGGCGTGGCTCGCCGGCCAGCGGGCGGGGATCTATCCCGACATGGAGGGCTTCGGCGACCTGTGGGAGCTCGAGCGCAAGTTCGATCCGGCGATGGACGACACGAAGCGCGAGGAAAAATACGCCGCCTGGAAGCGGGCGGTCGAGGCCGCTCAGGCCTACTAG